The Phaseolus vulgaris cultivar G19833 unplaced genomic scaffold, P. vulgaris v2.0 scaffold_27, whole genome shotgun sequence genome has a window encoding:
- the LOC137817275 gene encoding secreted RxLR effector protein 161-like: MSTNCYLEADEAGPEVNQTMYMGLIGSLLYLIASRPDIMFVVCLCARFQSCPKESHLKAAKRILKYLKGTISMGSSYPSLSPIHLVGYSDSDFAGCKLDRKSTIGTCHLLRSSLVSWHSKKQTCVALSIVEAEYITAGSCCAQILWIKQQLEDFGLNISKVPLLCDNTSAINFDKKSYPTLKEKAH, translated from the coding sequence ATGTCAACAAACTGCTACTTAGAAGCTGATGAAGCTGGACCAGAGGTTAATCAAACCATGTACATGGGTTTAATAGGTTCTCTTCTTTATCTAATAGCAAGCAGACCAGACATTATGTTCGTTGTGTGTCTTTGTGCTAGATTCCAATCTTGCCCCAAGGAATCACATCTCAAAGCTGCAAAGAGGATCCTGAAATATCTAAAAGGCACAATATCCATGGGCTCATCGTATCCCTCTCTTTCTCCTATACATTTGGTAGGTTATTCTGACTcggattttgcaggttgcaaattAGATAGGAAGAGTACAATTGGAACATGCCACTTACTTAGATCAAGCCTCGTTTCATGGCATAGTAAGAAGCAAACGTGTGTAGCTTTATCCATTGTTGAAGCTGAATATATAACTGCTGGTAGCTGTTGTGCGCAGATTCTATGGATCAAACAACAGCTTGAAGATTTTGGATTAAATATTAGCAAAGTTCCTCTTCTATGTGACAACACAAGCGCCATTAACTTTGACAAAAAATCATATCCAACACTCAAGGAAAAAGCACATTGA